In the Myxococcales bacterium genome, one interval contains:
- a CDS encoding DedA family protein, with translation MEYLNLFLDLFRDLKGTLQHWVDLYHAWVYLILFVILFCETGLVVTPFLPGDSLLFAAGTFTIGTLEQPAELKLLYLILLLSAAAVLGDAVNFAAGFRIGPKVFTREDSFWLNKKHLLQAQSFYEKYGGKTIILARFVPIVRTFAPFVAGIGKMTYVRFASFNVIGGVAWVTICLTGGRFFGGLPFVQKHFELVLVTIVLISVMPAVIEYLRERSKNKAAAA, from the coding sequence TGGACCTGTTCCGCGACCTGAAGGGAACCCTTCAGCATTGGGTGGATCTTTATCACGCGTGGGTCTATCTGATTCTGTTCGTCATCCTATTCTGCGAAACCGGTTTGGTCGTGACGCCGTTTCTGCCGGGCGATTCGCTGCTTTTTGCGGCGGGTACCTTCACGATCGGCACGCTGGAACAGCCGGCCGAGTTGAAACTGCTTTACTTGATTCTGTTGCTTTCGGCGGCGGCGGTGTTGGGCGACGCGGTCAATTTCGCGGCCGGTTTCCGAATCGGCCCGAAGGTGTTCACCCGCGAGGATTCCTTCTGGCTCAATAAAAAGCATTTGCTGCAGGCGCAGTCGTTTTACGAGAAATACGGCGGCAAGACGATCATCCTGGCGCGGTTCGTGCCGATCGTGCGCACCTTCGCGCCGTTCGTCGCCGGCATCGGCAAGATGACCTACGTCCGTTTCGCCTCCTTCAACGTGATCGGCGGCGTGGCCTGGGTGACCATCTGCTTGACCGGCGGCCGTTTTTTCGGCGGCTTGCCGTTCGTGCAAAAACACTTCGAATTGGTGCTGGTGACCATCGTCTTGATTTCGGTCATGCCTGCGGTGATCGAATACCTGCGCGAGCGGAGCAAGAACAAAGCCGCCGCGGCCTAA